GAGCCGCGGAAGGCGATGACGTCGGTGCGGTCCTCGTGGCCCTCGGCGCGTGCCCAGCGGCGCGCGAACTTGAGGGCGCCTTCGTTGGCCTCCGCGCCGGAGTTGCAGAAGAAGGCGCGGTCCGCGAATGAGTGCTCCACCAGCCACTCCGCCAGCTCACCCGCGGGACGCGTGCGGAAGAGGTTCGAGGTGTGGATCACCCCGGCGTCCAGCGCGGCGCGGATGGCATCGGCCACCGTGGGGTCGCCGTAGCCCAGGGCGTTCACCGCGATGCCGCTGGTGAAGTCAAGGAAGCGGTCGCCCTCCTCGGAGACCAGCCAGCACCCATCGCCGGACACGAAGACGGGCCCCGCCGGACGGTACACGCCCAGGAGCGCGCTGCTGCCGGTGGACATCGCCGCTGTGGTCATCTCCACGCTCCCTCCGGGGTCGCCCCCGCTTCCGTCCGGGCGGCGTGCACGCGGGTCCCCGCGGCCTCATCGCCCAGCATCTCCACCCCCCCGATCCTCACCCGCCCCACCCCGCCCGCCGCCGCCCGCGCGGCCGCGCGGAGCTTGGGAGCCATCCCACCCGCCGCCGTGCCGTCCGCGATCAGGGCCTCCACCTCGTCCGCGCCGATCGCGCCGACCACCTCGCCGCCCGCCAGCACGCCGGGGACGTTGGAGACGAAGAGGAGCTCGCCGGCTCCCATCGCCGCCGCCACCGCCGCCGCCGCGTCGTCCGCGTTGACGTTGATCGCCCGCCCGTCCGGCCCGCGCGACACCGGCGACACCACGGGCACCAGTCCCTGCGCGAGGAGGCCGTGGAGGAGCGCGCTCCTGACCCGCCGCACCTCGCCGGTGCGCCCCATCGCCCCGCCGCGCGCCACGACGGCCTCCAGCAGCGCACCGTCCTCGCCGGAGATCCCCACCGCGTCCACGCCGGCCGTCAGCAGCGCGGAGGCGATCCGCTTGTTGACGAGCCCGGAGAGAACCATCGCGACGGCGCGCATCCCCTCGTCGCTGGTCACGCGCAGCCCGTCGCGCCACTCCGGCTCGGCGCCGAGGGCGCGCTGGAGGGCGGTGACCTCCTTGCCGCCGCCGTGCACCAGCACCGCCCGACCCGCGCGCGCGGCGACCGCATCGGCCAGCCGCGCCAGCCACTCGCGGTCGTCCACCTCGTTGCCGCCCAGCTTGATGACCGAGA
This genomic stretch from Longimicrobium sp. harbors:
- the argB gene encoding acetylglutamate kinase, with the protein product MSVSVIKLGGNEVDDREWLARLADAVAARAGRAVLVHGGGKEVTALQRALGAEPEWRDGLRVTSDEGMRAVAMVLSGLVNKRIASALLTAGVDAVGISGEDGALLEAVVARGGAMGRTGEVRRVRSALLHGLLAQGLVPVVSPVSRGPDGRAINVNADDAAAAVAAAMGAGELLFVSNVPGVLAGGEVVGAIGADEVEALIADGTAAGGMAPKLRAAARAAAGGVGRVRIGGVEMLGDEAAGTRVHAARTEAGATPEGAWR